From a single Nicotiana tabacum cultivar K326 chromosome 8, ASM71507v2, whole genome shotgun sequence genomic region:
- the LOC107802720 gene encoding beta-glucuronosyltransferase GlcAT14B-like isoform X1, with amino-acid sequence MELTIKKTKWMLPLVFTILISIFLIIFISTKTPFQKSPNKAKVPIFVESKLHISQTRPISTIPRLAYLISGSSGDGVSLKRTLKALYHPLNQYVVHLDLESPVDERLELVNFVKNEPLFVKAGNVRVIVRSNLVTYRGPTMVSNTLHAAAILLKEGGEWDWFINLSASDYPLVTQDDLLHTFSTVPRELNFIEHTSDIGWKEYHRARPVIIDPGLYSLNKSDVFWIPQKRSMPTAFKLFTGSAWMMLSRPFMEYLLWGWDNLPRIVLMYYANFLSTPEGYFHTVICNAEEFMNTTVSHDLHFISWDNPPKQHPHFLTLNDYQNMVDSNASFARKFGRNEPVLDKIDSELLGREADGFVPGSWFEGGDANTTISQYILRNITSLRPGPGAQRIKTLISDLLSDKDFHRKHCI; translated from the exons ATGGAACTTACTATAAAGAAAACAAAATGGATGCTACCTCTAGTTTTCACCATTTTAATCTCCATTTTCCTTATCATTTTCATTTCTACTAAAACCCCATTTCAAAAATCACCCAATAAAGCTAAAGTTCCAATCTTTGTTGAATCAAAGCTACATATATCTCAAACTAGGCCTATTTCAACAATACCCAGATTAGCTTATTTGATATCTGGTTCAAGTGGAGATGGGGTTAGTTTAAAGAGAACATTAAAAGCATTGTACCATCCATTGAACCAATATGTAGTTCATTTAGACCTTGAATCACCAGTTGATGAGAGATTAGAGTTAGTTAACTTTGTTAAAAATGAGCCTTTGTTTGTTAAAGCTGGGAATGTGAGAGTAATTGTGAGATCTAATTTGGTTACTTATAGAGGTCCTACTATGGTTAGTAATACACTTCATGCTGCTGCTATTTTGCTTAAGGAAGGTGGTGAGTGGGATTGGTTTATTAATCTCAGTGCTTCTGACTATCCTTTGGTGACACAAGATG atttacttcatactttttCAACCGTGCCAAGAGAACTTAATTTTATTGAGCATACAAGTGACATTGGATGGAAGGA ATACCACAGAGCCAGACCTGTAATAATTGATCCAGGGTTGTACAGCCTGAATAAATCAGACGTCTTCTGGATCCCACAGAAAAGGAGTATGCCGACAGCATTTAAACTATTCACCG GCTCTGCTTGGATGATGCTCTCTCGCCCCTTTATGGAGTACCTTTTATGGGGGTGGGATAACCTCCCTAGGATAGTCTTGATGTACTATGCCAACTTCCTCTCGACGCCTGAAGGATACTTCCACACTGTCATATGCAATGCAGAGGAGTTCATGAACACTACAGTGAGTCACGACCTACATTTTATATCCTGGGACAATCCTCCAAAGCAACATCCACATTTTCTCACTCTTAACGATTACCAGAACATGGTTGACAGCAATGCATCATTTGCGCGAAAATTCGGCAGGAATGAACCAGTGCTCGACAAGATTGATTCTGAGCTCTTGGGTCGCGAAGCCGATGGTTTTGTACCTGGTAGTTGGTTTGAAGGTGGGGATGCAAATACTACCATCTCACAGTACATTTTAAGAAACATAACTTCACTGAGACCGGGGCCAGGTGCACAGAGAATAAAAACTCTTATTTCTGATCTTTTATCTGATAAAGATTTTCACAGAAAACACTGCATTTAG
- the LOC107802720 gene encoding beta-glucuronosyltransferase GlcAT14B-like isoform X2, translated as MELTIKKTKWMLPLVFTILISIFLIIFISTKTPFQKSPNKAKVPIFVESKLHISQTRPISTIPRLAYLISGSSGDGVSLKRTLKALYHPLNQYVVHLDLESPVDERLELVNFVKNEPLFVKAGNVRVIVRSNLVTYRGPTMVSNTLHAAAILLKEGGEWDWFINLSASDYPLVTQDDLLHTFSTVPRELNFIEHTSDIGWKEYHRARPVIIDPGLYSLNKSDVFWIPQKRSMPTAFKLFTGSAWMMLSRPFMEYLLWGWDNLPRIVLMYYANFLSTPEGYFHTVICNAEEFMNTTNMVDSNASFARKFGRNEPVLDKIDSELLGREADGFVPGSWFEGGDANTTISQYILRNITSLRPGPGAQRIKTLISDLLSDKDFHRKHCI; from the exons ATGGAACTTACTATAAAGAAAACAAAATGGATGCTACCTCTAGTTTTCACCATTTTAATCTCCATTTTCCTTATCATTTTCATTTCTACTAAAACCCCATTTCAAAAATCACCCAATAAAGCTAAAGTTCCAATCTTTGTTGAATCAAAGCTACATATATCTCAAACTAGGCCTATTTCAACAATACCCAGATTAGCTTATTTGATATCTGGTTCAAGTGGAGATGGGGTTAGTTTAAAGAGAACATTAAAAGCATTGTACCATCCATTGAACCAATATGTAGTTCATTTAGACCTTGAATCACCAGTTGATGAGAGATTAGAGTTAGTTAACTTTGTTAAAAATGAGCCTTTGTTTGTTAAAGCTGGGAATGTGAGAGTAATTGTGAGATCTAATTTGGTTACTTATAGAGGTCCTACTATGGTTAGTAATACACTTCATGCTGCTGCTATTTTGCTTAAGGAAGGTGGTGAGTGGGATTGGTTTATTAATCTCAGTGCTTCTGACTATCCTTTGGTGACACAAGATG atttacttcatactttttCAACCGTGCCAAGAGAACTTAATTTTATTGAGCATACAAGTGACATTGGATGGAAGGA ATACCACAGAGCCAGACCTGTAATAATTGATCCAGGGTTGTACAGCCTGAATAAATCAGACGTCTTCTGGATCCCACAGAAAAGGAGTATGCCGACAGCATTTAAACTATTCACCG GCTCTGCTTGGATGATGCTCTCTCGCCCCTTTATGGAGTACCTTTTATGGGGGTGGGATAACCTCCCTAGGATAGTCTTGATGTACTATGCCAACTTCCTCTCGACGCCTGAAGGATACTTCCACACTGTCATATGCAATGCAGAGGAGTTCATGAACACTACA AACATGGTTGACAGCAATGCATCATTTGCGCGAAAATTCGGCAGGAATGAACCAGTGCTCGACAAGATTGATTCTGAGCTCTTGGGTCGCGAAGCCGATGGTTTTGTACCTGGTAGTTGGTTTGAAGGTGGGGATGCAAATACTACCATCTCACAGTACATTTTAAGAAACATAACTTCACTGAGACCGGGGCCAGGTGCACAGAGAATAAAAACTCTTATTTCTGATCTTTTATCTGATAAAGATTTTCACAGAAAACACTGCATTTAG